TCTTAAAACCAACGGCTGTCGTTTGAAATGTATCGTGAAATCGTAAGCATGGTGATGTAAAGCATGTTCCATCTTGCGTCAAGGTGACTTGAGAACTTAGAATTCTTCAATGACTGTCAGAGTTTCTGTATGTACTACACCGGGCAATGCTCCGATTTTGTATAGAACGACCCTTCCTAGTGCTTCGACGCTCTCCCCTTCTATCTTTGCAATGAGGTCATAATCGCCGAAAAGCGGGTAGACCTCAACGACTTCATTCATTCGTTTGAGTTCGGAATATATTTGATGATCCTTCTGAGGTGCTGTGATGATTAAAACATATGCGATGGCCATTTACAAACACCAGCAGCCGTATATTGGCATGTCAGTACTTATCAATATCGTTTCTTAATAAGAGAATAATGATTCGTCAGCATTCAATTCTTTTGATCCATTTTTCTATTTCTGTACCATTCTGCGGTCTTTCTGATCCCTTCCTCAAGTCCCGTTTTGGGTAAGAATCCAAGATCTTCTTTGGCCTTCTGGCAATCGGGTTTGGGATGATCCTTTCCGAATAGCTCAACGACAAGAGTCGAGATGAGAGTATTGCCATCGTTTCCAGTAATCGCCGCTTTCAATTGATTGAACTTTGCGGCAAGCATTGAAATTGTATAATGATAATAGCGATAATCTGGATTTTTTCCGAGTTCTTTAGCAATTAAATCGTAGATTCGCTTCAGTGTTGCATCACCAGGACCATCAAGATTATACGCATTTCCAGATAGCCCAGACCTTTCGGACGCGTTAATGAATACCTCGACCAAATCTGTGATATAAACCAGCGGGAATCTCGCGGTGCCATTACCAACAAGAGCGACATGGTTTTCATCGACAGCTTTAAACCAATGATACGAGGCAGTGTAATCCCTAGGCCCATAAATGACGCCAGGTCTGAGAGCAACACCCTCAATATTCAGTTCTGAGCATTTTTGAAAAAAGAGAATTTCCGCTTCCACTTTGGAGCGACAGTAATTTTCTTTTATCGATGGCTTTATCATTTTGGTCGCATTGTTGACTATGTGACCATCTGAGCCGTAAACTCCCAAAGAGCTTGCGTATACAATTCTCTTGACACCGACTTTCGCCGCAGCGATAGTGACGTTTTTTGTCCCAATGACATTTGCGTCGTATAATTGACTATATGGCGCAACATGTTTAACCGAACCAGCACAATGAAAAACTGTATCAACACCGGTAGCAGCTGAGATAATGCTCTCAATTTTTGAGAGATCGCCGTAAACGATCTCGATAGGTAGATGCTTGATTGCAGAAAGATTACTTGTTTTCCTCGCTAGGACTCTCACCTGTTCGCCCCGTTGACACAACTGCTCGGCAACGTGTCCACCGAGAAATCCTGACGCTCCCGTAACAAGACTAGTCATATTGGAATATGGATAACAGTAACTCAGTAAAAATAGATGACGATGTTCCTTGACCATTCCATTGACATCAAATAAGAATGAACCACTCAAAACCTAATTCTTGTTTCGGCGACTTACCCATTTGATGATATTTAAATTTAACTGTAGCATGCTCAAGCACCCTTTTTATATTTTTTTGCAAAAACTGTTAAACAAAAATTCGGAGGTATTGAAAATGAAAAAGAGAATTGTCGCGATCGCCGCCACCGCCGCCCTCTTTTTGGCAGCATTTGGAGTTGTGTTCTCAACGTTTATACCCTTGGGTATTCCTGGGAATGACCCTCATAAAATTTTGTCGGGAAATAATCTTGGGATCCCAGGAAATGATCCGCATAGTTGGGTTAATGGTTCGAATGGATCTGGGGCTGTTTCGGGGGTATATTTATATAGGATCCCAGGCAACGACCCACACAGCTGGGAACCTCTGTTAGGTGTTCAGATCTTGGGAATTCCGGGTAACGATCCACACTGATTTTCTTACCTACTGTATCCCCCTTTTTCCTTCTTTCTTTTTTTGAAAAAAGCTCAATATCATGCAGGCAAATTCGATTCAGATTTTAGATCATCAGTAGTATTATCCGGTAATAGACTGATTGTAGCCTCAATCTCTTTCCTGAGGTTATCATAACCATGAGTGATAGCTAATTGGAATGCTTCGTTGAGAAGCACCCTAGCCTGCAAATATTCTCCATTTTCAATGAAAACATGGCCGACTTCAAAAAGCCAATGACTGAGCTTTAAAGGTACATTAAGTGATCTCAGAATTTCAAGGGCCTTTTCAAATTGATCTTTTGCCCATTCCCAATTTTTCTTGTACGCGTATAAATACCCTTTGTACAGATGCATCGTGGCAATCATGATCTTATCGTTCAATTTTCTAAAAATCACGATCGCCTTATCCAAAGTTTCTTCAGCCTTAATGAAATCCCTTGTCTCGATGTAAAGTGCTGCCGCATTGGAAAGAGTGTACCCAATTGTATTCAAATCTCCAGCTGAACTAGCGAGATCAATTGCTTTTTCGTTCATCTGCAAGGAACGATCAATTTGTTCTGTAAGCCTGTAATCATTACCTAGGCTCGTACAGACTTTCGCAATTTCTCTTGCATCTCCCGTTTTTTCAAGAATTTCAAGCGCTCTTTTCTTGTATTTTATTGCATTTTCGTAATCAAGAAGCTGGCCGTAAACACGGCCAAGACCGTAGAGTGCTTTTCCAAGACTGGTGTCTTCGCCAATTTCTTCAGCGATTCTTTTGGCCTTTGAAAATAGTTCGATTGCGTCACGATAAAGACCTTTCCTTTCTGCGATTCCTCCGAGGTCATAATAAATACTCGACAGTGCGTGCTTATCATTGTTGAGTAGAGCTATCGAAAGGCTTTTCTCCAGCATTGGCTGAGCTTGATCGAATTGAGTTCTCTTGAGATAGATAGATCCGATTCTTCTGCATGTTTCCGCGATTGGACGCTTCCCGATTACTTCCTCATCAAAAGAAAGAATTTCATTGTAGGAAATGAGAGCATCATCCCATTCCCCTTGCATTTCTTTGATTTCACCATAAGTCAAAAGTAGATCGACTTTATCGTGAAGATTTATATTCATAGGCTGAGTAATGAGCATATCGATAAGTGGTGCAAGATTAGAGGCATAACCTTTCGAGATGATTTCTTTTCCAAAGCCAACTATGATTTGAACTGCTGTCATCCATTCTCCTGCCATCAAGCTGTGGTAAAGTGCCTCGATACACGAAGGCGCAGAGGTATCTCCCAAATAGAATCGTGCAGCTGCTTTGTGATATGTCGCTTTCTGTCTAGGCGTCAGTCGCGAATAAAAGAATTCCCTGAGGAGGTCATGCATACCGATCATTCGGCCAATCGATTCTTGCAAAAGGAATTTCGAAAGGAGTTCGTCAAGTGTGTCGTGATCAACGACATAATCCCTATATCTCATTTGCGTAAAACCCATACCAGATTCCTTCGCGATTTCCTCCTCCATGATAAAAAAAGCATCGACCGGCACTGGATATCTAAACACAGAGGCGATCTCTAAGATGCGTCGCTCCGCAAGATCCAGTTTCGAATAAACTTCTTGTTCAATGAACATTCTCATATTCTTATCAAGAATCCCGCTAGGTTCTTCGATCAATTCGAGAAAGAGCGGGTGCCCTTTCGTTGCCTTGACGAGATCATCAAAATATCGATCTGGAATCGATCTGCTCTTGAGTATCTTAATGCTGCTCTCTCTGTCAAGTCCCTCAAGCGCAATCTCTTCTACAAGCCCACTGAAGACGTCTTTTCTCGTATAGAAGTTAGGAATTTCGCGGCTCGTGCATGCGATTTTGATGCCAGGAAGATGATCGATAATTCCTAAAATCGCTTTCAAGAGTTCAACGATCCTCGCATCAGCCTTATGAACATCGTCGATAAGCAGGAGGGCATTAGCATCTTTGAGATCCGTCTCGAGTATATGGCATATCTCGCCGACAGATGGATTTTCTGTCTGGGAAATAAGTCTCTCCAAACCCTTTTTGCCCATTTGAGAGAGAAACTCTGCGAGTGGTGTCAAGAGGATTTTTTGCGTGACCCACTCGTTTAAACGGTACCAAAAGACATTGATCCTATTCCTCACTTCCTGTGCAAACTTTGCCAAAAGCGTCGTCTTACCGATACCTGGAATTCCATATACCACGATCACTTTGGTTCGATTAGATTCCAAGAAATCATTCAACTTCTTCAGTTCATTCTCCCTACCAACAAAGGTCCTAATAGTTGGTTTTCTGTCTGTGTAATCAACGAATCGCCTCTCCTCTTTAATTTTCATCTCATGGAATGCCGCACAGTCGAATCGACCCCTAATGACGCCCATCGCCAGTTCGAGAAGCGTGTAACTTTTTGGAAGAAAAATGTTGAGATTTCCGACAGATTCACTCGTTTCGTTGCCGTTGAAATCAATAACAGTAACTACGGTCTTTTCGATCTCTTCTTTCAAGGTAAGCGCTCTTTTGAATCCTTTTGGCGTGAGAGCGTAAACGCGTCTCACACTCGGTAATCCTTTGACATGTTTTGTTCGAATTTCTACATCGCCCTGGTTCGCAAGCGAGGTAACGATCTTCGATACATTATTTCTCCCGATATTTGTTGCTGACGCGATTCCTTCTTGTGTGATCGCCCTCGGAGCTGTATCATCCTGATAGAACTTGTGATATGCAAGAAGGTGAAGAATGACTCTTTCATCACTGCTGAGAAGATATTTTCTACTGCAGCGGCGCGCGCAGCGATTCACAAGATATTATTAGTCTTATTGGAAAAAAAGTTTCGTAATAGACGTTTAGAATCGAAAAATAGCATGCTCAAATCGGGTTTAAATATTTCAAAGTCAAAAAACCGACACGAAAAAAGAGAATTTGATAGGAGGACATCGGATGCCAGTTTCTGAAGAGATGTTGCGAATATCCCTTGTTGTTGAGAATTACCCTCGAAAAGGTTTTCACGTTTTGGCAAAATTGATGGAGGGAGATGGACGTGGATTGTGCATTACCCGCCTTCATCCCGAATATGTATGCAGTAAGTTCGATCTCAAGAACGTCAGATGTTATTGGCTCAGCGGGTGTAAGGGAAAACAAATCATTTCGCCAAAATCCCTTGGTCAATTAACCAGGGTCGTCAAAGCGTGGCTAAAGGAGAATAGGGACTCGGTCGTATTCCTTGACGGCCTTGAATATCTCCTTATTTGGAATGATATGGGAAGGATAATCAGTGCTTTGAACGAATTGGATAAAGCACTTTTAAATTCAAATTCGAGTATGTTGATCTGCATGGACCCACTGACATTGGAGCAGAAAGATCTCAAAAGAATCTCATCAGTACTAAAAATGCACAGCGCTGAGGAAATACTTGATCATCTTTCTAAGATACAATCTCAGCAAATCTGCGAAGCTTTGCCAGTGAACGCTGATCAAACAGTCGAGGATCTACTGCAACCACGAGAATTGCACGTGATTCCATAATAATATCATTGAGCTGCTCAACAAACATCTGCAGTCTCGAAAAATCATTGAACAATGAAAGATATTCTAGACCATCGAGGAAAACGACTGCCGATTTTTCTTTCTTTACAAATGTGGAGATCCTTTGCAGCAATTTTCCAAGTTGCTGTGGCGAAACACTTCTTTCGCTTGGTCTTTCACTTAACCATATTGCTTCTGTGATCTCCCCGATAATTTTCTCTCTAATAAGATCAGGATGAAGACGAGAAATGAACAATATTTTTTCTTGTGAATTTGAAACCGATTCCGCTACTTCAAGAATTTTTGTTTGCCTCTCGTCGACAACAAGATATGTTCTGCAACAATCCAGCGTAATACTCTTATTTTTAAGGCAAATCGTGATGAATCCGATTCTTCCCTGGCTAAATCCCATCGACGCGGCGCTTTGCAGTTTCGGCACCAACCTTGTTTTGACTATTTTTCTATTAACAATTTCCCTCTATTTAATCATTTATTTGAGGACGATTGCAGGTGATTTGATTTTATCGTACAAATATAATATGGCCAGTAATCGCATTCGCCTTGTCCTTTCATGGTTATCATGTTCTCGACTTCATGGTACCTCGCCTATCAAAAATGATCTATCGGCTTCATTGACTTATTCCAGGAACTTCTCCTTTCTCATTGATGTAAGCAAAAGCCATATATCGTGTGTTATATGGAAATCCGATTTGTCTCTCTTTATCCAAAACGATCAATCCTCCGAGCCAATGAGCTCGCGACTCAAGAAAATCAATAGTATTCCTTGCTGTATTCATAGGATTTAATCCTGTCCTAGGAGTTCGCAGACTCGCCTTACCAGAGCTACACACATGATCGTCTCGCCAGGACCCGTAGCTGAAATACCACCGCTTTTATTATCAGCGTAGGTACCGTCCCGACTATGGAAGAATCACCGTCTCGCCCAGCCATTTTCTTTGGTGTCGCACCAGTGGAAGTCGCCGCAAAGATCAATCTATTGCTATCGATTGCGACTGCGCCCACCGTCCCCCATTCTCACTTCTTTGTTTTTTTCATTTTCAAATAATTCACTCTGATCGTAATCTCGCCGGGATCTGATGATCTGCCACCGTTTGGGTTCCGAATCCATCAGTAACTCGTCCGTTGAAACCATTTCTATTCCAATCGATCCTGCAAATTTCAATGTTCCATCACCAAGGAGCATATGATGTGGTGAGGTTCCAAGAGTCTTTTAAAGACTTGAGTTTGTGCGTAGAAATAAAAAAGAACCTTTGCATCTGATGCAAAGGCACCTCAAGAGAAGGCGAAGAGCTTTTCAGCGTTATGAGCTGTTCATTTTTCCGCTGAGAAATGTCGCATATCCGCCGAGATCTAAAAGCCCGTGACCAGACAAATTGAAAACGATGACCTTCTCTTCCTTTTTCTCCTTCGCCTCGAGCGCAAGATCGATCGCAGCCTTGATAGCATGATTCGTTTCTGGAGCAGGGATGATTCCCTCTGCGCGTGCGAAGGTGACGCCTGCAGCGAACGTTTCTTTTTGATCATACGCTACTGGTTTGATCACTCCCATCTTCGTCAGGAGGCTGACCGTTGGGGCCATTCCATGGTATCTCAATCCACCTGCATGGATTGGTGATGGCATGAACTCGTGTCCTAGCGTATACATCTTTAGAAGAGGTGTCATTCCAGCTGTGTCGCCAAAATCATATTCGTATTTTCCACCAGTTAATGACGGAACTGATTTCGGCTCAACGGCGATGAATTCAGTATCGATCTTTCCTTTCAGCTTTTCGCCAATCATCGGAAAAGCAAATCCGGCGAAATTGCTACCGCCCCCGACGCATCCGATCATGTAGTCTGGGACAATATCGAGCATTCTTAGTTGCTGCATCACTTCAAGTCCAATAACTGTTTGATGGAGCATGACATGGTTCAGCACGCTTCCAAGACTATATTTCGTATTTTTTCCTTTGACGGCTGCTTCAATCGCCTCAGATATCGCAATACCGAGGGAACCTGGGTGATTTGGAGATGTCTGGTTGAGCTTTTTACCATATTCCGTTTCCATGCTGGGCGAGGGGAAGACACGTGCACCATAGGTTTCCATCACATGTCTACGATACGGCTTCTGTTCGTAGCTTACGCGAACCATGAACACCGTGCAGTTGAGATTGAAGATCGAACACGCGAGGCTTAATGCCGAGCCCCACTGGCCTGCCCCCGTCTCAGTCGTTAAGTTTTCCGTGCCGTCCTTCATGTTATAGTAAGCTTGGGCAACAGCTGTATTGGGTTTATGGCTGCCGCATGGGCTCACGTCTTCGCGCTTGAAATAAATCTTCGCTGGCGTCTTCAGGTATTTTTCCAGGCGTCTAGCTCTTTGCAGGGGAGTTGGTCTTCCCAGAAGGATGAACGCTTCTCTGACTTCGTCAGGGATATCGATATACCTTTCTTGCGAAATCTCCTGCCGGATCAAGCTGATTGGAAAGATGGCCTTCAGATCATCGGGTTTTACAGGTTCCATGGTTGCTGGATGAAGTGGAGGCGGCAAAGGCTCCGGGAGGTCCGCAACGATATTGTACCATTTCCTCGGAATATCTTCTGTTCCAAGAATAACTCTTGAATCATTCGATACATGGGTCATTGGGGTGTTGGTAATATTCCAGGAATATATAACATTTGTGTGAAATGATGTACACATATGTGCTATATTTAAGATTAATCGTTGAACGCAAAATAATCACCAGTCAGGCGAAAACGCTAGTAATCAGAAAAGAAGAAATGCCGACCTCACACCAATCTTAGGGGGAGGAAACTGCCGTAGGAAGGCTGGCTAGTTGGGGTTCGGAAAGATAGGTGAAGCCGGCACCGGGGGCTCATCGTTAATCTTTTTTCAGTAATTGTTCGGGAGCAATCTGCGTGGAGTTTTTTGATTTAGCTAAATATAAATATAGTGCAACCTTTATCATTTTTGATAATATCTTTCCCGAAAAGCACCCAAGATTTTTAGAAAAGAGGGGTTCGATATTTGTCGAAGAATGACTAGAATGAGGATAGAAATATTTATTAAAAATCGGCTTCTTGGAAACCGCCGGCGAAATTGGTTTCTTTCTGGTTGGGTCTTTTCTTAATGCCTATATTCTTGAAATTACAGATTCGATAGACCGCACACGCTGCAAACGAATGTTCCCTCTTCTACCCTGAGAATACCTCCACAATCAGGACAAGTCAGACCGCCCCTCGCGGTCGTGAGGACCTGTCCTGGCTTAGATCCCTCGCGATAAACGGTAATCCCTTTGCATTTCAAAGTAAATGCGAGTTCGAAAATCTCCCTCACTTCCCTTACTGTACTCGTCGACGGCATATTGATCGTTTTTGAAACCGCGTTATCGACGTATTTTTGAAAAACAGATTGCATCCGAACTTGCCGCTCTGGGGGCACATCGTGTGAAGTTAGGAAAAGTCTTCTCACATCCTCCGGAATTGAGTCGAGATGCTGAATTGAGGTTGTCGAAGAGAGAGAATCGATGAGCTCAGCGCTATAAAATCCTCTCTCTTTAGCAATCCGGATAAATTCTGGGTGTATTTCCCTCAGATGCTCACCCTCGAGAACATGTCGAACATAGTAAATCGCGTACAGCGGCTCAATACCACTCGAGCAATCTGCGATGATGCTGATTGTCCCAGTTGGTGCGATGCTCAGGATCGTCGCGTTGCGCCTTGGATGCTTGTAAATGCTTTTGTCAATGTTCGGAAAGCTCCCGCGTTCCTCACCGATTCTCTTAGTCGTCTCCTCACCCTTTTTCCTGATGAAGCTGATCACCTTCTCAGCAAATCTCATCGACTCATCCGAGCCATAAGGAATCCTCAATTTTAGCAAGGCATCAGCAAAACCCATCACTCCCAGTCCAATCTTTCTGTTACCCCTTGCGATTTCGCTTATCTGGGGAAGCGGATATCTGCTTGCATCAATCACATTATCAAGAAATCGGATACCAGCGTCAACAAGCTCCTCAAGTCTCGCCCAGTCGAGTTCACAATCTCCCCTACTCTCCCTAATTAGGCGCGAGAGGTTTATCGATCCAAGGTTGCAGGCCTCGAACGGTAAGAGTGGTACTTCGCCGCAGGGATTCGTTGCTTCGATAGATCCAAGGCCAGGCGTGGGGTTCGCCGCATTAATCGTATCATAAAAAATCATCCCTGGATCACCGGTCTTCCACGCATAGTAACAGATTTCATCAAGCAATTCTGATGCGTTGACTGTGCTCATCACCTTGCCATTGCGGGGATTGATAAGATCGAAATCTTCTCCAAGTTCCGCTTTTTTCATGAATTCATCCGTTACACTCACCGAAATATTGAAATTCGATAGAGAACGCAGATCTTCCTTTGCCCGGATGAATTTTCTGATATCTGGATGGTCGATTCTGAGGACGCCCATCGAGGCACCCCGTCGCCGACCGCCTTGTTTGATCGCTTCAGTGGCAGCATCGAAGACTTTCATGAAGGAAACAGGTCCAGATGCAATTCCACCTGTTGATTTGACGATGTCTCCCTCTGGCCTTAACTTGGAAAAGGAGAATCCTGTACCGCCTCCGCTCTGATGAATGAGGGCAGCGTATTTGACAGCATCATAAATGCTCTCGATCGAATCTTCAACGGGAATAACGAAACAAGCCGCAAGTTGTTGAATCTCAGTCCCAGCATTCATAAGAGCGGGTGAATTAGGCAGAAATTCGAGTTTTCTCATCATGAGGTAAAATTCGTCAGCCTCCGCCTCGACGCTCCTTCCATCGCGATAGAGCCTGTTGACGGAGGCGATATTATCAGCGACCCTTCGGAACATTTCATCAGGGGTTTCAATGACCTTGCCAGTTTCATCCTTCCTCAGATATCGTCTTTCTAACACTCTCAACGCATTCGTGGTAAGTTCTGGAAATTCGCGGCGAGTCATATAACTTTATCAATTCGATTAGCGGCTTATTTAATCTTTCTTTATAGAAAAAATTAGAGATTGAAATCTTTTGAATTTAATCTAGTTTAATAGCATTTCAATCATGCCTTTTAGTTCGAAGATGCGCAATCGGTCAAGAAAGGTGAATTGAGATCGATTAGGTTTTAACGATTCACATCAAAGCTAATGGTCGAAAGATGATATTAATAGGGTTACAAACATTCAGATTTAAGAAGGGAGTTTAATGATGAGATTTGGAGTTAACACGCGATTGTCTCCTGCTCAAGTCATTGAGAAGGCTATCGATTATTTCGGAAAATTGGGACTCACTATCGTAGAACGCGGGGAGAATTCTGCTCTACTGCAGGGTGGAGGAGGTCATGTGAGGGTCATTGCATGCAAAGACGGTACAACGGATGTTGACATCATATCGGAAGAATGGGATTATCACGTAAAGCAATTCATACAGCGGATCTCCGAGTGAATTAGCGAGGTCATATTTAATTTGAATTCATATTCAGTGGACGTGAGATATTGACAATCAAAAAGAAGACATTCAAGGGATATGAAAGGCCGGATGGAACCTTTGGAACGAGAAATTTCATTGGCATAATATCCACGGTTGTATGCGCAAATGAGGTCTCGAAGCGAATCTCATTGGCAAAAAAAGGAATAAAATACTTCACTCACGGGCAGGGATGCGCGCAAGTCTCGATCGATTTGAAAACAGTCGAGAAAACCCTTTCTTCTCTGGGACAGAACCCGAATCTAGCCGCGATCATCCTCGTCGGGCTTGGTTGCGAGAGTATTGATATTCAGAAGGTTGCTGACGGAATATCGCATTCTAATAAACCTGTTGAGACGATTGTGATACAGGACGTGGGCGGGGCAAAGCGCGCTGTTGAACTCGGCAAGAGACTCTCGTCGAGATTTTACGAGGAATACTCG
This region of Methanomassiliicoccales archaeon genomic DNA includes:
- a CDS encoding Lrp/AsnC ligand binding domain-containing protein, with product MAIAYVLIITAPQKDHQIYSELKRMNEVVEVYPLFGDYDLIAKIEGESVEALGRVVLYKIGALPGVVHTETLTVIEEF
- a CDS encoding NAD-dependent epimerase/dehydratase family protein; translation: MTSLVTGASGFLGGHVAEQLCQRGEQVRVLARKTSNLSAIKHLPIEIVYGDLSKIESIISAATGVDTVFHCAGSVKHVAPYSQLYDANVIGTKNVTIAAAKVGVKRIVYASSLGVYGSDGHIVNNATKMIKPSIKENYCRSKVEAEILFFQKCSELNIEGVALRPGVIYGPRDYTASYHWFKAVDENHVALVGNGTARFPLVYITDLVEVFINASERSGLSGNAYNLDGPGDATLKRIYDLIAKELGKNPDYRYYHYTISMLAAKFNQLKAAITGNDGNTLISTLVVELFGKDHPKPDCQKAKEDLGFLPKTGLEEGIRKTAEWYRNRKMDQKN
- a CDS encoding tetratricopeptide repeat protein, with the translated sequence MNRCARRCSRKYLLSSDERVILHLLAYHKFYQDDTAPRAITQEGIASATNIGRNNVSKIVTSLANQGDVEIRTKHVKGLPSVRRVYALTPKGFKRALTLKEEIEKTVVTVIDFNGNETSESVGNLNIFLPKSYTLLELAMGVIRGRFDCAAFHEMKIKEERRFVDYTDRKPTIRTFVGRENELKKLNDFLESNRTKVIVVYGIPGIGKTTLLAKFAQEVRNRINVFWYRLNEWVTQKILLTPLAEFLSQMGKKGLERLISQTENPSVGEICHILETDLKDANALLLIDDVHKADARIVELLKAILGIIDHLPGIKIACTSREIPNFYTRKDVFSGLVEEIALEGLDRESSIKILKSRSIPDRYFDDLVKATKGHPLFLELIEEPSGILDKNMRMFIEQEVYSKLDLAERRILEIASVFRYPVPVDAFFIMEEEIAKESGMGFTQMRYRDYVVDHDTLDELLSKFLLQESIGRMIGMHDLLREFFYSRLTPRQKATYHKAAARFYLGDTSAPSCIEALYHSLMAGEWMTAVQIIVGFGKEIISKGYASNLAPLIDMLITQPMNINLHDKVDLLLTYGEIKEMQGEWDDALISYNEILSFDEEVIGKRPIAETCRRIGSIYLKRTQFDQAQPMLEKSLSIALLNNDKHALSSIYYDLGGIAERKGLYRDAIELFSKAKRIAEEIGEDTSLGKALYGLGRVYGQLLDYENAIKYKKRALEILEKTGDAREIAKVCTSLGNDYRLTEQIDRSLQMNEKAIDLASSAGDLNTIGYTLSNAAALYIETRDFIKAEETLDKAIVIFRKLNDKIMIATMHLYKGYLYAYKKNWEWAKDQFEKALEILRSLNVPLKLSHWLFEVGHVFIENGEYLQARVLLNEAFQLAITHGYDNLRKEIEATISLLPDNTTDDLKSESNLPA
- a CDS encoding DUF835 domain-containing protein, giving the protein MPVSEEMLRISLVVENYPRKGFHVLAKLMEGDGRGLCITRLHPEYVCSKFDLKNVRCYWLSGCKGKQIISPKSLGQLTRVVKAWLKENRDSVVFLDGLEYLLIWNDMGRIISALNELDKALLNSNSSMLICMDPLTLEQKDLKRISSVLKMHSAEEILDHLSKIQSQQICEALPVNADQTVEDLLQPRELHVIP
- a CDS encoding DUF835 domain-containing protein, with amino-acid sequence MPKLQSAASMGFSQGRIGFITICLKNKSITLDCCRTYLVVDERQTKILEVAESVSNSQEKILFISRLHPDLIREKIIGEITEAIWLSERPSERSVSPQQLGKLLQRISTFVKKEKSAVVFLDGLEYLSLFNDFSRLQMFVEQLNDIIMESRAILVVAVDPRLFDQRSLAKLRRFAEIVS
- a CDS encoding isoaspartyl peptidase/L-asparaginase; translated protein: MGAVAIDSNRLIFAATSTGATPKKMAGRDGDSSIVGTVPTLIIKAVVFQLRVLARRSCV
- a CDS encoding TrpB-like pyridoxal phosphate-dependent enzyme, with amino-acid sequence MTHVSNDSRVILGTEDIPRKWYNIVADLPEPLPPPLHPATMEPVKPDDLKAIFPISLIRQEISQERYIDIPDEVREAFILLGRPTPLQRARRLEKYLKTPAKIYFKREDVSPCGSHKPNTAVAQAYYNMKDGTENLTTETGAGQWGSALSLACSIFNLNCTVFMVRVSYEQKPYRRHVMETYGARVFPSPSMETEYGKKLNQTSPNHPGSLGIAISEAIEAAVKGKNTKYSLGSVLNHVMLHQTVIGLEVMQQLRMLDIVPDYMIGCVGGGSNFAGFAFPMIGEKLKGKIDTEFIAVEPKSVPSLTGGKYEYDFGDTAGMTPLLKMYTLGHEFMPSPIHAGGLRYHGMAPTVSLLTKMGVIKPVAYDQKETFAAGVTFARAEGIIPAPETNHAIKAAIDLALEAKEKKEEKVIVFNLSGHGLLDLGGYATFLSGKMNSS
- a CDS encoding adenosylcobalamin-dependent ribonucleoside-diphosphate reductase — its product is MTRREFPELTTNALRVLERRYLRKDETGKVIETPDEMFRRVADNIASVNRLYRDGRSVEAEADEFYLMMRKLEFLPNSPALMNAGTEIQQLAACFVIPVEDSIESIYDAVKYAALIHQSGGGTGFSFSKLRPEGDIVKSTGGIASGPVSFMKVFDAATEAIKQGGRRRGASMGVLRIDHPDIRKFIRAKEDLRSLSNFNISVSVTDEFMKKAELGEDFDLINPRNGKVMSTVNASELLDEICYYAWKTGDPGMIFYDTINAANPTPGLGSIEATNPCGEVPLLPFEACNLGSINLSRLIRESRGDCELDWARLEELVDAGIRFLDNVIDASRYPLPQISEIARGNRKIGLGVMGFADALLKLRIPYGSDESMRFAEKVISFIRKKGEETTKRIGEERGSFPNIDKSIYKHPRRNATILSIAPTGTISIIADCSSGIEPLYAIYYVRHVLEGEHLREIHPEFIRIAKERGFYSAELIDSLSSTTSIQHLDSIPEDVRRLFLTSHDVPPERQVRMQSVFQKYVDNAVSKTINMPSTSTVREVREIFELAFTLKCKGITVYREGSKPGQVLTTARGGLTCPDCGGILRVEEGTFVCSVCGLSNL